Proteins encoded by one window of Gallaecimonas pentaromativorans:
- a CDS encoding IS30 family transposase, whose protein sequence is MSYQQLTEGKRYQIAALIAQGCSRADVAKAIGVHRTTLYRELKRNSLDGVYQPQQAHAATSTRRAQARKYRVPTQTLEYVELTLSWQWSPEQISQLSHRISRPVSHEWIYRHVAADKARGGKLYKALRQGHKRYRKGRHPKRAVIAERRSIEECPAIVDSRERFGDWEVDTVLGKQGSGALVTLAERKSRFYLVRKVKTKEASEVSEAIIDMLKPYQAHVHTITADNGSEFVEHKAIAKALAADFYFAHPYSPWERGLNENFNGLLRQYIPKGTDLCTVSTEDVRMAQQRLNLQPRKCLGFRQPALVFQEYLQAA, encoded by the coding sequence ATGAGTTATCAGCAGTTGACCGAGGGCAAACGATACCAGATCGCCGCCCTTATCGCCCAGGGGTGTTCCCGGGCCGACGTCGCCAAAGCCATCGGCGTCCACCGCACCACCCTGTACCGGGAGCTCAAGCGCAATAGTCTGGACGGGGTTTATCAGCCACAACAGGCGCATGCTGCCACCTCGACACGCAGGGCCCAGGCCCGCAAGTACCGGGTGCCTACGCAGACCCTTGAGTATGTCGAGTTGACCCTTTCCTGGCAGTGGAGTCCGGAACAGATCAGTCAGCTCAGCCATCGCATCAGCCGGCCGGTGAGCCATGAATGGATCTATCGTCATGTCGCCGCCGATAAGGCCCGAGGTGGCAAGCTTTATAAGGCCTTGCGCCAGGGCCATAAGCGCTACCGCAAGGGCCGCCACCCTAAGCGTGCGGTGATAGCCGAGCGCCGCTCAATAGAGGAATGTCCCGCCATCGTCGACAGTAGGGAACGCTTTGGCGACTGGGAAGTGGACACGGTGCTGGGTAAGCAAGGCAGTGGTGCCTTGGTGACCCTGGCCGAACGCAAGAGCCGCTTCTACCTGGTGCGCAAGGTCAAAACCAAAGAGGCCAGTGAGGTAAGCGAGGCGATCATCGATATGCTCAAGCCCTACCAGGCCCATGTGCATACCATAACGGCGGACAATGGCAGCGAGTTCGTGGAGCATAAGGCCATCGCCAAGGCATTGGCGGCAGACTTCTACTTCGCCCACCCCTACAGTCCTTGGGAGCGCGGCCTGAACGAGAACTTCAACGGCCTGCTGCGCCAGTACATCCCGAAGGGCACGGATCTGTGCACGGTCAGCACCGAGGATGTCAGGATGGCACAGCAGCGATTAAACCTGCAGCCGCGCAAATGCTTGGGGTTCAGGCAGCCAGCGCTGGTATTCCAAGAATACCTACAAGCAGCATAG
- a CDS encoding IS630 family transposase yields MLPRLNATERRELTSRLHRTLDKALCRRLNAILLLDKGHSVSSTAALLAAGRSSVRRWLDWYQEAGLDGLESLQAGRRRRLPYAHITALLKALTALTPTDFGYQRSRWSTEILAMEINRMLNSTLCASTVRRWLPRIGIVWRRAAPTLHIKDPYKAEKMQAIEQALSQCSHKHPVFFEDEVDIHLNPKMGADWMPRGQQRRVATPGQNAKHYLAGALHAKTGRVLYVSGQSKDSGLFIAMLSKLRSTYRQAKSITLVVDNYIIHKSRKTQRWLADNPKFKLVFQPVYSPWVNRIERLWQALHETITRNHRCKTMWQLLGRVRHFMEREFNSEVQHPPMLLVGILGIPALAA; encoded by the coding sequence ATGCTACCACGACTCAACGCCACCGAACGACGTGAACTGACCTCGCGTCTCCATCGCACCTTAGACAAGGCCCTCTGCCGCAGGCTCAACGCCATTCTCTTGTTGGATAAGGGGCATTCCGTGTCCTCCACCGCCGCGCTCTTGGCCGCTGGACGTTCATCGGTGCGTCGCTGGTTGGATTGGTATCAAGAAGCAGGTCTGGATGGGTTGGAAAGCTTGCAGGCGGGGCGCCGTCGGCGTTTGCCCTACGCGCATATCACCGCCTTGCTCAAGGCCTTGACCGCGCTCACGCCAACGGACTTCGGCTACCAACGGTCGCGTTGGAGCACCGAAATCTTGGCTATGGAAATCAATAGGATGCTCAATAGCACTCTGTGCGCATCCACCGTCCGCCGCTGGCTGCCTCGTATCGGCATTGTCTGGCGCCGGGCCGCGCCAACGTTGCATATCAAAGATCCCTATAAGGCCGAGAAGATGCAGGCTATCGAACAGGCCCTTAGCCAGTGCAGCCACAAGCATCCGGTGTTCTTTGAAGATGAAGTGGATATCCACCTCAACCCGAAAATGGGAGCGGACTGGATGCCGCGAGGCCAGCAACGACGGGTGGCCACGCCGGGCCAGAACGCCAAGCACTATCTGGCGGGCGCGCTCCATGCCAAAACCGGGCGAGTGCTGTATGTCTCGGGGCAAAGTAAGGACTCGGGGTTGTTCATTGCCATGTTGAGCAAGCTGCGCAGCACCTATCGGCAAGCGAAAAGCATCACCCTGGTGGTGGACAACTACATCATCCACAAAAGCCGGAAGACGCAGCGCTGGCTGGCCGACAATCCCAAGTTCAAGCTGGTGTTCCAGCCGGTTTACTCGCCCTGGGTCAACCGTATAGAACGGCTCTGGCAGGCGCTGCACGAAACCATTACCCGCAATCACCGATGCAAAACGATGTGGCAATTACTGGGCAGGGTTCGTCACTTCATGGAGCGCGAATTCAACTCTGAAGTGCAACACCCGCCTATGCTGCTTGTAGGTATTCTTGGAATACCAGCGCTGGCTGCCTGA
- the tnpA gene encoding IS200/IS605 family transposase, whose amino-acid sequence MSRYKSSSHVYWRLQYHIVWTPKYRHRILKNNVGKEVYRSIYVYCSMKQCEVLELNVQVDHVHLVVSVPPKLSISELMGFLKGRSAIRLFNKFPYLRKQKLWGNHFWSRGYFVDSVGVNEAIIRRYVRHQEKKEKESEQLELLSVGS is encoded by the coding sequence GTGAGCCGTTACAAATCATCATCGCACGTCTACTGGCGCCTGCAATATCACATCGTCTGGACCCCGAAATACCGGCACCGGATTTTGAAGAACAATGTAGGAAAAGAGGTTTACCGAAGTATCTACGTGTACTGCAGCATGAAACAGTGCGAGGTATTGGAGTTGAATGTCCAAGTGGACCATGTCCATTTGGTGGTAAGTGTTCCGCCAAAATTGTCGATATCGGAGTTGATGGGTTTCTTGAAGGGACGTAGCGCAATACGGTTGTTCAATAAGTTTCCATACCTGCGCAAGCAAAAACTTTGGGGAAACCACTTTTGGTCTAGAGGGTACTTTGTGGACTCAGTCGGTGTGAATGAAGCGATAATCAGACGTTATGTGCGTCACCAAGAGAAAAAAGAGAAAGAGTCAGAACAGCTAGAACTACTGTCAGTGGGCTCATAA
- a CDS encoding TonB-dependent siderophore receptor has translation MKSFALLPLAAFAAAYSLPILAATDDANNSDIERITVKGRAQSMYRIDDGSVAMKTATPLERTPQSVQILPLSLIEDQAATEVTDLYRSISGVSQYNYASVTFRGFRQNDVRYDGVRGDPYGDVSTPQLFNIQQVQVLKGPSGALYGAGDPGGLINYVTKKPGYQADKRIKLTTGNDDFVSGSLELSGPLTQAADQRYRLGLYQDHENPYRWNTDNRRRIIDTGYAIDLSDASTLTLQLTDVRQNEAGARLRGIPADSQGNFLASMRWNANEKSDFLRLTATVFQARLDHDFNDWLSADVTVRYFDNTERQKYHEPASADDTNGDGLADYTERQYRDQTRDTKAGSVTANLVAELGAHTLLLGGDFSHQKEDFYYQRARTADGVVGLSYSNPQYGVTDPASYRMRLITDSDTTAERYGFYLQDQWRITQAWDITGSARLDGFDDKVLDNIAGGEEHYNDTGFSYRLGSTYKINEHLHPYVSWSTGFTPQDVSSQLASNGGPFDPEESKQAELGLRSYWFDSAINLNLAAYHIERKNILQTDPDDTDRQIALGKVRSQGVEVDLLGDLSENWVINANYAYNDAVVKDATSGISRSVGKRFANAPRHQFGLWTRYDITALDSAIAFGADYVSEQFDQDGNRIKPYTVFDASWQTQWQAWQFQLNVKNLFDKAYAVSGLLGRTGQFPGERRRVYASASYRF, from the coding sequence ATGAAGTCTTTTGCCTTGCTCCCCCTGGCGGCCTTTGCGGCGGCCTACAGCCTGCCGATACTGGCAGCGACCGATGACGCCAACAACAGCGACATAGAGCGCATCACCGTCAAGGGGCGGGCCCAGTCCATGTACCGTATTGATGACGGCTCGGTGGCCATGAAAACCGCCACCCCTTTGGAGCGCACCCCACAGTCGGTGCAAATTCTGCCGCTCTCCTTGATTGAAGATCAGGCCGCCACCGAGGTGACCGACCTCTACCGCTCCATCAGCGGGGTGAGCCAATACAACTACGCTTCGGTGACCTTCCGGGGCTTTCGCCAAAATGACGTGCGCTACGACGGCGTGCGGGGCGACCCTTATGGCGATGTTTCCACGCCGCAGCTTTTTAATATTCAGCAGGTGCAGGTGCTAAAAGGCCCTAGCGGCGCCCTTTATGGCGCTGGCGACCCGGGCGGCCTGATTAACTACGTCACCAAAAAGCCCGGCTACCAGGCGGATAAACGCATCAAGCTCACCACCGGTAACGACGATTTTGTCAGTGGCAGCCTGGAGCTCTCCGGCCCTTTGACCCAAGCCGCCGACCAGCGCTATCGCCTCGGGCTCTATCAGGACCACGAAAACCCCTACCGCTGGAATACCGACAACCGCCGCCGCATCATCGACACCGGCTATGCCATCGATTTAAGCGATGCCAGCACCCTAACCCTGCAACTGACCGACGTGCGCCAAAACGAAGCAGGCGCCCGGCTCCGGGGTATACCGGCCGACAGCCAAGGTAACTTCCTGGCCAGCATGCGCTGGAATGCCAACGAGAAGTCCGATTTTCTGCGCCTTACCGCCACCGTTTTCCAGGCAAGGCTCGACCACGATTTTAACGACTGGCTGTCGGCCGACGTAACGGTGCGCTATTTCGATAACACCGAGCGCCAGAAGTACCATGAGCCAGCCAGCGCCGACGACACCAACGGCGATGGCCTGGCCGACTACACCGAGCGCCAGTACCGCGACCAAACCCGCGACACCAAGGCTGGCTCGGTTACCGCCAACCTGGTGGCCGAACTGGGCGCCCATACCCTGCTTTTGGGGGGCGATTTTTCCCATCAAAAAGAAGATTTCTACTACCAGCGAGCCCGCACTGCCGATGGCGTAGTGGGGCTCAGTTACAGCAACCCCCAATACGGGGTGACCGACCCGGCCAGTTACCGGATGCGGCTAATAACCGATTCTGACACCACCGCCGAGCGTTACGGCTTTTACCTGCAGGACCAGTGGCGTATCACCCAGGCTTGGGATATTACCGGCAGCGCCCGCCTGGACGGTTTTGACGACAAGGTGCTGGACAACATCGCCGGCGGCGAAGAGCACTATAACGACACCGGTTTTTCCTACCGTTTGGGCAGCACCTATAAGATCAACGAGCACTTACATCCCTATGTAAGCTGGTCTACCGGCTTTACCCCCCAGGATGTGTCGAGCCAGCTGGCCAGCAATGGCGGGCCTTTCGACCCGGAAGAGAGCAAGCAGGCCGAGCTTGGGCTGCGCAGCTATTGGTTTGATAGCGCCATCAACCTCAACCTGGCGGCCTACCATATCGAGCGCAAAAACATCCTGCAGACCGACCCAGATGATACCGACCGGCAAATTGCCCTGGGCAAGGTGCGCAGCCAGGGTGTGGAAGTGGATTTATTGGGGGATCTCAGTGAGAACTGGGTGATTAACGCCAACTACGCCTACAACGACGCGGTGGTAAAAGACGCTACCAGCGGTATCAGCCGCTCGGTTGGCAAGCGTTTTGCCAATGCCCCGCGCCATCAGTTCGGGCTCTGGACCCGCTATGACATCACCGCCTTGGATTCGGCCATCGCCTTTGGCGCCGATTATGTGTCCGAGCAGTTCGACCAGGACGGCAACCGCATCAAGCCCTACACCGTGTTTGATGCGTCCTGGCAAACCCAGTGGCAGGCCTGGCAGTTCCAGCTCAATGTCAAAAACCTCTTTGACAAGGCCTATGCGGTAAGCGGCCTTTTAGGGCGCACCGGCCAGTTCCCTGGCGAGCGGCGCCGGGTATACGCCTCGGCCAGTTACCGGTTCTAA
- the pyrE gene encoding orotate phosphoribosyltransferase: MKAYQKAFIEFAIERQVLRFGSFTLKSGRQSPYFFNAGLFNTGRDLAKLGRFYADALVDSGIEFDLLFGPAYKGIPIATTTAVALNDHHDRDYPYCFNRKEKKDHGEGGSLVGSPLKGRVMLVDDVITAGTAIRESMDIIQAEGAELAGVLIALDRQEKGKGELSAIQEVERDFGCAVVSIITLADLISYLEQKPELAESLQAVRNYRQQYGV; encoded by the coding sequence ATGAAAGCCTATCAAAAAGCCTTTATTGAATTTGCTATCGAACGCCAAGTACTGCGCTTTGGCAGCTTTACCCTCAAATCCGGCCGCCAGAGCCCCTATTTCTTCAACGCCGGCCTCTTTAACACCGGCCGCGATCTGGCCAAACTGGGCCGTTTTTATGCCGATGCCCTGGTGGATTCCGGCATCGAATTCGACCTGCTGTTCGGCCCGGCTTACAAGGGTATTCCCATCGCCACCACCACCGCTGTGGCGCTCAATGACCACCACGACCGCGACTACCCCTACTGCTTTAACCGCAAAGAGAAAAAAGATCACGGCGAAGGCGGCAGCCTGGTAGGTAGCCCACTTAAAGGCCGGGTAATGCTGGTGGACGATGTGATCACCGCCGGTACCGCCATTCGCGAGTCCATGGACATCATCCAAGCCGAAGGCGCCGAGCTTGCCGGGGTGCTGATTGCTCTGGATCGCCAAGAGAAGGGCAAGGGCGAGCTGTCGGCTATTCAGGAAGTGGAGCGCGATTTCGGCTGCGCCGTGGTGAGCATTATCACCCTGGCCGACCTCATCAGCTACCTGGAGCAAAAACCGGAGCTGGCAGAATCTTTACAAGCGGTACGGAACTATCGCCAGCAGTACGGCGTCTAA